From the genome of Nocardioides plantarum, one region includes:
- a CDS encoding ABC transporter permease has translation MTDSTTERPAGPSEPTGASALDKHSGAAGGEPVDALAATGTTDSHQTMDPGSGPGAKGGSTMARLGDAGFFRIMGLVVVLLVIVVVGTVTADDRFLTTDNFLTILRSSVILGVVAVGMTFVITGGGIDLSVGAVVALASVWATTVANQEIAADTHWTFLVLVAVLVGACAGLVNGVLIAYGKVVSFIATLAMLVAARGLAELISDNRNQSATDLTGLFDFFARKPLGIDMAIWILVVVAVLGWVLLNRTTFGRRTFAVGGNPEAARLAGINVRRHTTMLYVLTGACAGLAAVLFIARTTTGSSSHGDLLELDAIAAVVIGGTLLAGGRGTITGTILGVLIFQTLTNVFVLNNRPPSEQDLLKGAVIVAAVLLQQLVASRKRTT, from the coding sequence ATGACTGACTCCACCACCGAGCGCCCGGCCGGCCCCAGCGAGCCCACCGGGGCCTCGGCCCTCGACAAGCACTCCGGCGCCGCTGGCGGTGAGCCGGTCGACGCACTGGCCGCCACCGGCACCACCGACTCGCACCAGACGATGGACCCGGGAAGCGGTCCCGGCGCCAAGGGCGGCAGCACCATGGCCCGCCTGGGCGACGCCGGCTTCTTCCGGATCATGGGCCTGGTCGTGGTCCTGCTCGTCATCGTCGTCGTCGGCACCGTCACCGCCGACGACCGGTTCCTGACGACCGACAACTTCCTCACCATCCTGCGCTCCTCGGTCATCCTCGGCGTGGTCGCGGTCGGGATGACCTTCGTGATCACCGGCGGCGGCATCGACCTGTCCGTCGGAGCGGTGGTGGCGCTGGCCTCGGTCTGGGCCACCACGGTCGCCAACCAGGAGATAGCGGCCGACACGCACTGGACGTTCCTCGTGCTCGTCGCCGTCCTGGTCGGGGCCTGTGCGGGCCTGGTCAACGGTGTGCTGATCGCCTACGGCAAGGTCGTGTCGTTCATCGCGACCCTGGCGATGCTGGTCGCCGCACGCGGGCTGGCCGAGCTGATCTCCGACAACCGCAACCAGAGCGCCACCGACCTCACGGGTCTGTTCGACTTCTTCGCGCGCAAGCCGCTCGGCATCGACATGGCAATCTGGATCCTCGTCGTCGTCGCCGTCCTGGGCTGGGTGCTGCTCAACCGCACCACCTTCGGTCGCCGGACCTTCGCCGTCGGTGGCAACCCCGAGGCCGCCCGGCTCGCCGGCATCAACGTGCGTCGCCACACCACGATGCTCTACGTGCTGACCGGCGCCTGCGCCGGCCTGGCCGCCGTGCTCTTCATCGCCCGCACCACCACCGGCTCCTCCAGCCACGGTGACCTGCTCGAGCTCGACGCCATCGCGGCGGTCGTCATCGGCGGCACCCTGCTGGCCGGTGGGCGCGGCACCATCACCGGCACGATCCTCGGCGTGCTGATCTTCCAGACCCTCACCAACGTCTTCGTCCTCAACAACCGCCCGCCCTCCGAGCAGGACCTGCTCAAGGGCGCCGTCATCGTCGCCGCCGTACTGCTCCAGCAGCTGGTGGCGTCTCGGAAGCGCACCACCTAG